A single region of the Ctenopharyngodon idella isolate HZGC_01 chromosome 21, HZGC01, whole genome shotgun sequence genome encodes:
- the sap30l gene encoding histone deacetylase complex subunit SAP30L translates to MNGFSTEEDSHDGPPAPPFFGQSCCLIEDGERCGRAAGNASFSKRIQKSISQRKLKLDIDKSVRHLYICDFHKNFIQSVRNKRKRKTSDDGGESPDHDVEVPEVDLFQLQVNTLRRYKRHYKIQTRPGLNKAQLAETVSRHFRNIPVNEKETLTYFIYMVKSSKSRLDQKSEGSKQVE, encoded by the exons ATGAACGGGTTCAGCACGGAAGAGGACAGCCACGACGGCCCGCCCGCCCCGCCGTTCTTCGGGCAGAGCTGCTGTCTGATCGAGGACGGAGAGCGCTGCGGCCGCGCGGCTGGAAACGCCTCCTTCAGCAAGCGCATCCAGAAGAGCATTTCTCAGAGGAAACTCAAGCTGGACATCGACAAGAGT GTTCGGCATTTGTACATCTGTGACTTCCACAAGAACTTCATCCAGAGCGTCCGCAACAAACGCAAGAGGAAGACCAGCGATGACGGCGGAGAGTCACCTGATCATGATGTCGAAGTCCCAGAG GTGGATCTGTTCCAGCTGCAGGTCAACACACTGAGACGCTACAAGAGGCACTACAAAATCCAGACCAGACCTGGACTCAACAAAGCCCAGCTAGCAGAG ACTGTGAGCCGTCACTTCCGGAATATTCCAGTCAATGAAAAGGAAACGCTCACATACTTTATTTATATGGTGAAGAGCAGTAAAAGCCGGCTGGACCAGAAATCAGAGGGGAGCAAACAAGTGGAATAA